The Lepus europaeus isolate LE1 chromosome 21, mLepTim1.pri, whole genome shotgun sequence genome has a window encoding:
- the LOC133750881 gene encoding glutamate receptor ionotropic, NMDA 2A-like, with amino-acid sequence MVMLKIMQDYDWHIFFLVTTIFAHYKDFISFITTTMDNSFVGWDIQHVITLDTSFKEAKTQVQLKKIHSFIILLYCSKDEAVLILSEAHSLGLTGYDFFWIVPSLVSGNTELISADFPSGLISVSYDDWGYSLEARVRDSLTS; translated from the coding sequence ATGGTCATGCTGAAGATCATGCAGGATTATGACTGGCACATCTTCTTCCTGGTGACCACCATCTTTGCCCACTACAAGGACTTCATTAGCTTCATCACAACAACCATGGACAACAGCTTTGTGGGCTGGGACATACAGCATGTGATCACACTGGACACCTCCTTCAAGGAAGCCAAGACACAAGTGCAGCTGAAGAAGATCCACTCCTTCATCATCCTGCTCTACTGTTCCAAAGACGAGGCTGTTCTCATCCTGAGTGAGGCCCATTCACTTGGCCTCACCGGCTATGATTTCTTCTGGATTGTCCCCAGCCTGGTTTCTGGAAATACAGAGCTCATCTCCGCAGACTTTCCCTCAGGACTCATTTCAGTCTCCTACGATGACTGGGGCTACAGCCTGGAGGCGAGAGTGAGGGACAGTCTCACATCCTAA